Genomic window (Leptotrichia sp. oral taxon 212):
GAAATTGCAAAAGCGACTCAAAAGGATATAAAGGAAAATCCTCATAAATTAGAAATAGTTGAAATGGATTCATCAAATATTCCACGTTCGCTAGATGACTTTGATTTTGCGGTTATTCCAGGAAGTATAGTTTATAATGCAGGGATAGATGCTTCTACAGTACTTTTACAGGAAAATATCCTACCGCATCTGCTTTTACAGGTTGTTGTAAAAAAAGGTAATGAAAATAGTGAGTGGGCAAAAGCTATAGTAGAAGCTTATCATTCAGATGAATTTAAAAAATATCTGGATGAAAATAATAAGGGATTATGGTTTGTTCCTGAAAATAAATAGGAAATTAAATAAAATGAGAATATAATGACTAAATAGAACATGATCTTTAAATCTGAAAAATTTTGTTTATAATGATTTTAGGTCGTGTTCTAAATTTTAAAAAGAACCCAAGGAAAGGAAAAAAGACAGTGATTGAAATTTTAAATGTTGAAAAAGTATTTAAAAACAAAAAATCAGAAGTTCATGCTTTAAGAAATGTTTCTTTAAAGGTAGAAAAAGGAGATATTTTTGGAATAGTTGGATATTCCGGTGCTGGTAAATCAACTTTGTTACGTCTAGTAAATTTGCTTGAAAAACCTACTAGTGGAAGTGTAAAAATAGAAGAAAGAGAAATTATAAATTTATCAGAAAAAGAACTTAACATATTAAGAAAAAATATAGGAATGGTTTTTCAGCAATTTAATTTGCTGGAATCACAGACAGTCTATCAAAATTTAAAAATACCTCTTATAATTTCTGAGACTCCTAAAAATAGCATAGATAAGAGGATAGAAGAATTACTTGATTTTGTTGGGCTGAAAGATAAGAAAAATTCATCTGTTTCAAAACTTTCAGGAGGTCAGAAACAAAGAATAGGTATAGCTAGAGCATTAGCTACACATCCAAAAATTCTTCTTTGCGATGAAGCTACAAGTGCTCTTGATCCGAAAACTACAAAGTCTATTCTTCAATTACTGAAAAAAATAAATAATGAATTTGGTATTACAATACTTCTCATTACTCATGAAATGGAAGTAGTAAAGGAAATATGCAATAAGGTGGCTGTAATGCAGGATGGCGAAATAAAGGAACAGGGAAATATTATTGAAATTTTTACAAATCCTCAGGAGAATATTACAAAAAACTTTATAAGTTCAATTATTAATAACAATATACCTGAATCTTTAAAAGAAGAACTGGATTTAAACCTGCCTGTTGTAAAATTGACATTTCTGGGAGAAAAATCTGGGCAACCTTTAATATCTGAAATAAACAAAAAATTTGATATAAGTACAAAAATATTATCTGCATCAGTAAATGAACTTAGTAATACTATATTAGGAGTTCTTGTTGTACAGCTTGAAGGAAATCCAGCAATTATAAATGAAGTTGAGGAGTTTATAAAAAATAGAGGAGTAAAAATTGAAAGGATGGAAATAATATGATTGAAAAATGGTTGAATATAACTTCGGACAAATTAATGACATCAGCAATACAGACTGTTTATATGGTGGGATGGTCACTGTTTTTTGGAGCCTTCATTGGAATACCTCTTGGGCTTATACTTGTTTTAACAAGAAAAGGAGGATTGAGAGAAAATAAAATTGTATATTTTATTATAAATACAGCGGTTAATCTTGTACGTTCAGTTCCTTTTATAATATTACTTGTATTTATAGCACCTTTGACTAAAATTATTGTAGGAACAAGAATTGGTACAAATGCGGCAATTGTTCCTCTCGTATTCTTTATATCTCCTTATTTGTCAAGGTTGATAGAAAGTTCTCTTCTAGAAGTTAAACCTGGAATTTTAGAAGCCGCTAAAGCAATGGGAGCCAATACATGGCAAATAATAATATATTTTTTACTACCGGAAGCCAAAGCTTCTTTAATCCTTTCGTTTACAACAGGAACAATTGGTCTATTAGGAGCAACAGCTATGGCCGGAACAATTGGCGGTGGTGGAGTAGGAGATTTGGCTCTTACTTATGGATATCAGCGATTTAATAATACTTTGATGTTTGTAACTGTAATTATTCTTATAATAATAGTTCAGTCTATACAGTCGTTTGGTAACTGGATTGCTGCAAGAATAAGAGAAAATAACTAATGGGTCTGTCTCAAAAAGAAAACTTAAAAATTAATGTGAAAAACTATATATGGTCTTTAAACTTAAAAATAAAATTATAGAGTTTAGAGATCATTTTTTTGTATCACATAAAATTTGCATTTAGAACAAGAATATATATGAGTAATAAAATTTAAAAAGATTTCTATATATAAAAAAAACTTCAAAAAAAAGATTAATATAACGGAATTAAAAGGAATTGATATTATTTTTTCTTGCAAAGTTCTAAGGAATTTAGTAAAATGTAATTGATTATTCAAGATATATTTTGGTCATAACATAACAACATTTATATT
Coding sequences:
- a CDS encoding methionine ABC transporter ATP-binding protein, whose amino-acid sequence is MIEILNVEKVFKNKKSEVHALRNVSLKVEKGDIFGIVGYSGAGKSTLLRLVNLLEKPTSGSVKIEEREIINLSEKELNILRKNIGMVFQQFNLLESQTVYQNLKIPLIISETPKNSIDKRIEELLDFVGLKDKKNSSVSKLSGGQKQRIGIARALATHPKILLCDEATSALDPKTTKSILQLLKKINNEFGITILLITHEMEVVKEICNKVAVMQDGEIKEQGNIIEIFTNPQENITKNFISSIINNNIPESLKEELDLNLPVVKLTFLGEKSGQPLISEINKKFDISTKILSASVNELSNTILGVLVVQLEGNPAIINEVEEFIKNRGVKIERMEII
- a CDS encoding methionine ABC transporter permease yields the protein MIEKWLNITSDKLMTSAIQTVYMVGWSLFFGAFIGIPLGLILVLTRKGGLRENKIVYFIINTAVNLVRSVPFIILLVFIAPLTKIIVGTRIGTNAAIVPLVFFISPYLSRLIESSLLEVKPGILEAAKAMGANTWQIIIYFLLPEAKASLILSFTTGTIGLLGATAMAGTIGGGGVGDLALTYGYQRFNNTLMFVTVIILIIIVQSIQSFGNWIAARIRENN